One Setaria italica strain Yugu1 chromosome I, Setaria_italica_v2.0, whole genome shotgun sequence DNA window includes the following coding sequences:
- the LOC101778965 gene encoding receptor-like protein 2 → MSSFGLAIALLLLLLLCLTSPVLSCTSQEKGSLLRFLAGLSRRGGLPASWRSSTDCCSWEGIACDGDGGAVVEVSLASRGLEGRISPALANLTGLLRLNLSHNSITGRLPPELLSSGSIVVLDVSFNSLGGGLGELPSSTPDRPLQVLNISSNMFTGMFPSTAWEKTRSLVAINASYNSFTGEMPSSFCISSPSFASLDVCNNKFSGSIPTRLGKCFGLQVLRAGQNNLSGTIPDEVFNASLLEHLSLPNIGLEGKFDGENVIKLQNLAVIDLGGNQFSGKIPDSIGQLKRLQELHLDCNNLSGELPASLGTCTDLKIVNLKGNNLNGQLRQVNFSTMLNLQVLDLMLNSFTEEIPESIYSCSNLTALRLSSNNFSGQLSPRIGNLKSLSFLSLANNSFANITNTLHVLKNSRKLTTLLMANNFIGERIPDDLTVDGFENVQILTLDGCSLSGNLPLWLSKLTSLRILDLSNNQLTGSIPAWIKNLNFLYYLDLSNNNLSGELPTALMEMPVLQSENFQDNLDNRAFELTVYIGFSGEIPQPICNIKTLQVLDLSRNHLTGEIPQSLNELNFLAEFNVSNNDLEGPVPTGGQFDAFAKSSFGGNPKLCGSSLAITCGFSADAPLASILSAKPLIDKTVFVIAFSAFFSVGVLYDQMVLSRFFG, encoded by the exons ATGTCTTCCTTTGGCCTCGCCattgcgctgctgctgctgctgctgctctgcttGACCTCTCCAGTCCTCTCATGCACCAGCCAGGAGAAAGGCTCCCTCCTCCGGTTCCTCGCCGGGCTatcgcggcgcggcggcctgcCGGCGTCGTGGCGCAGCAGCACGGATTGCTGCTCGTGGGAAGGCATCGCttgcgacggcgacggcggcgctgtCGTTGAGGTCTCCCTGGCGTCGAGAGGCCTCGAAGGGCGCATCTCACCGGCCCTCGCCAACCTCACCGGGCTGTTGCGCCTCAATCTGTCCCACAACTCCATCAccggccgcctcccgccggaGCTGTTGTCCTCCGGCAGCATCGTCGTCCTCGACGTGAGCTTCAACAGCCTCGGTGGAGGTTTGGGGGAGCTACCATCTTCAACGCCTGACCGGCCGCTGCAGGTACTGAACATCTCGAGCAACATGTTCACAGGGATGTTTCCGTCAACGGCATGGGAGAAAACAAGGAGCCTGGTTGCGATCAACGCGAGCTACAACAGTTTTACTGGGGAGATGCCTTCTTCTTTCTGCATCAGCTCGCCGTCATTCGCCTCGCTAGACGTTTGCAACAACAAGTTCAGTGGCAGTATCCCCACCAGGCTAGGCAAATGCTTTGGGCTTCAAGTGCTCAGGGCTGGCCAGAACAATCTCAGTGGGACGATCCCAGATGAAGTGTTCAACGCTTCCTTGTTGGAGCACCTCTCATTGCCAAACATTGGATTAGAAGGAAAGTTTGATGGTGAAAATGTGATCAAGCTTCAGAATCTGGCTGTCATTGACCTTGGAGGAAACCAGTTCAGTGGAAAGATTCCGGATTCCATAGGCCAGCTCAAGAGATTACAGGAGCTCCATTTGGACTGCAACAATTTGTCTGGGGAGCTGCCAGCATCTCTAGGGACCTGCACAGATCTCAAAATCGTCAATCTCAAAGGCAACAACCTCAACGGGCAGCTTCGGCAGGTCAATTTCTCCACCATGCTCAATCTGCAAGTTTTGGATCTTATGTTGAACAGCTTTACTGAAGAAATTCCAGAAAGCATCTACTCATGCAGCAATCTGACCGCGCTGCGCCTGTCTTCTAATAACTTCAGTGGGCAGTTGTCACCAAGAATAGGCAATCTGAAGTCCCTCTCATTTCTATCACTTGCCAACAATTCTTTTGCGAATATCACAAATACACTTCATGTGCTCAAGAACTCCAGGAAACTCACCACTTTGCTCATGGCGAACAACTTCATTGGTGAGAGGATACCAGATGACCTAACAGTAGATGGATTTGAGAACGTGCAGATTTTAACCCTAGATGGTTGTTCGTTGTCTGGTAATTTACCTCTTTGGTTATCAAAGCTTACTAGTTTGAGGATTTTAGATTTGTCTAACAATCAACTGACTGGATCAATACCAGCATGGATCAAGAACCTAAACTTTCTCTACTATCTAGATTTATCAAACAACAACCTTTCAGGAGAACTCCCAACAGCATTGATGGAGATGCCAGTGTTACAGTCAGAAAATTTTCAGGACAATTTGGATAACAGGGCATTTGAACTCACTGTTTACATAGG TTTCTCTGGAGAGATCCCACAGCCGATCTGCAACATCAAGACATTGCAGGTGCTCGACTTGTCAAGAAATCATCTAACTGGTGAAATCCCTCAATCTTTGAACGAACTGAACTTTCTAGCAGAGTTCAATGTTTCTAACAACGACCTAGAAGGGCCTGTTCCAACTGGAGGCCAGTTTGACGCATTTGCAAAGTCTAGTTTCGGCGGAAACCCAAAGCTATGTGGCAGTAGCCTTGCTATAACTTGTGGTTTTTCAGCAGACGCGCCTCTGGCTTCCATCCTCTCAGCAAAACCATTAATCGACAAGACCGTCTTTGTGATTGCCTTTAGTGCGTTCTTTAGTGTTGGAGTGCTGTATGATCAGATGGTCTTATCAAGGTTTTTTGGCTAG
- the LOC101779758 gene encoding receptor-like protein 2, which yields MGLFGPALVALLFFASLAIPCTEQEKSSLLQFVSELSQDGALSSSWDNATDCCKWEGISCSSENTVTDVFLACRNLEGHISPSLGNLTSLLRLNLSHNLLSGGLPLELVFSKSIIVLDISFNLLHGDLQGLPSSTLQPMQVLNISSNLFTGRFPSTSWEAMKGLVVLNASNNSFTGQIPTTFCVSMPSISVLELSYNQFSGGIPPGLGNCSMLTSLNAGSNNLSGNLPDELFNLTLLEHLSFPHNQLEGSLRGISKLTHLVTLDLGGNRISGNIPNSIGDLKRLEELHLDGNSMSWELPSTLGSCTNLRTINLRRNMFSGELTRVDFSTMPNLKTLDLVWNNLTGTIPESIYSCSNLTALRLSGNRFHGQLSERISNLKSLSFLSLVGNSLTNITSALQILRSCRNLATLLIGRNFMHEAMPEDDRIDGFKNLQVFSISRCSLYGKMPPWLLKLTNLEMLFLYSNQLTGPIPEWMSNLNFLFYIDITNNSFTGEIPAALMEMPMLKTDKVAPKAFEIPIYSGEIPQSICNLTNLEVLDLSSNKLTGVIPTTLNNLHFLSEFNISNNDLEGPIPTMGQLSTFPNSSFDGNPKLCGPMLAHYCGSSEKKFSTEVAKQMDERVIFVIAFGAFFCVGVLYDQIVLSRFFG from the exons ATGGGACTATTTGGTCCAGCCCTTGTGGCGCTTCTCTTCTTTGCCTCTCTTGCCATCCCATGCACAGAGCAGGAGAAGAGCTCCTTGCTCCAGTTTGTCTCTGAGCTCTCCCAGGATGGTGCCCTAAGCAGCTCGTGGGATAATGCCACGGATTGCTGCAAATGGGAAGGGATCAGCTGCAGTTCGGAAAATACAGTCACTGATGTCTTCCTGGCTTGTAGAAACCTTGAAGGGCACATCTCACCATCCCTTGGCAACCTTACCAGTCTGCTACGCCTCAACCTGTCCCACAACTTGCTGTCCGGAGGCCTGCCGCTAGAATTAGTTTTCTCCAAAAGCATCATCGTCCTTGACATTAGCTTCAACCTACTCCATGGAGATCTACAAGGTCTGCCATCTTCTACCCTTCAGCCAATGCAGGTACTGAACATCTCAAGCAACTTGTTTACAGGACGGTTTCCATCCACCTCATGGGAGGCAATGAAGGGTCTGGTTGTGCTCAATGCCAGCAACAACAGCTTTACAGGTCAGATACCGACTACCTTCTGTGTCAGCATGCCATCCATTTCTGTGCTTGAATTAAGCTACAACCAATTCAGTGGAGGCATCCCCCCAGGACTGGGTAATTGTTCCATGCTGACATCTCTCAATGCTGGGAGCAACAACCTCAGTGGAAATCTTCCTGATGAACTCTTCAATCTCACCTTGTTGGAGCACCTCTCTTTTCCTCACAATCAGTTAGAAGGATCACTCCGAGGCATCAGCAAGCTCACGCATCTGGTCACCCTTGACCTTGGAGGGAATCGTATCAGTGGAAATATCCCAAACTCAATAGGTGATCTGAAGAGACTAGAGGAGCTCCATTTGGACGGCAACAGCATGTCttgggagctgccgtcaactcTGGGAAGCTGCACAAATCTCAGAACCATCAACCTCAGGAGAAACATGTTCAGTGGAGAGCTTACCAGGGTCGACTTCTCCACAATGCCCAATCTTAAAACTTTAGATCTTGTATGGAACAATCTCACTGGAACAATCCCAGAAAGCATTTATTCATGCAGCAATCTAACCGCACTTCGGCTATCTGGCAATAGGTTTCATGGCCAGTTGTCAGAAAGAATCAGCAACCTAAAGTCTCTCTCTTTTCTATCACTTGTTGGCAATTCCCTAACAAACATCACAAGTGCACTTCAGATCCTTAGGAGTTGCAGGAATCTGGCCACTTTGCTAATTGGCCGTAACTTCATGCACGAGGCCATGCCAGAGGATGATAGAATTGATGGTTTCAAAAATCTTCAGGTTTTTAGCATAAGCAGATGTTCATTATATGGAAAAATGCCTCCATGGCTATTGAAGCTAACAAATTTGGAGATGCTGTTTTTATACAGCAATCAACTAACTGGACCAATACCTGAATGGATGAGCAACCTAAACTTCCTCTTCTATATAGACATAACCAATAACAGCTTTACAGGTGAAATTCCAGCGGCCTTAATGGAAATGCCAATGCTGAAAACAGACAAGGTTGCACCAAAGGCATTTGAGATCCCTATTTAT TCTGGAGAGATCCCACAATCGATATGCAACCTCACAAATCTCGAGGTGCTGGACTTGTCCAGCAACAAGCTAACAGGTGTAATTCCAACCACACTAAATAATCTTCATTTCCTTTCTGAATTCAACATCTCTAATAATGACCTGGAAGGCCCTATCCCAACCATGGGCCAGCTTAGCACGTTCCCAAATTCCAGCTTTGATGGGAACCCAAAGTTGTGCGGTCCTATGCTTGCTCACTACTGTGGTTCATCAGAAAAGAAATTCTCCACAGAAGTAGCAAAACAAATGGATGAAAGAGTCATCTTTGTGATTGCCTTTGGTGCCTTCTTCTGTGTAGGGGTGTTGTATGATCAAATAGTGTTATCTAGATTTTTTGGTTAG
- the LOC105914051 gene encoding receptor-like protein 2: YSIGELKKLVTIHLDHNSMSGELPPTLSNCTSLITIDFSSNNFSGGLKEVNFSNLPNLKTIDLMLNNFSGTIPKSIYSCINLTALRLSSNKFHGQLSERIGNLKSLAFLSLVDNSLTNITSALQILSSCRNLTTLLIGTNFKNEAMPKDDAIDGFWNLRVLFLNDCSLSGNIPLWLSKLTNLEMLLLYNNELTGPIPDWINSLIFLFHINMYNNSLTGEIPTALMSMPMLEKDKVAPKPFELPIYTRSRQYRMVSSFPKAMNLGGNNFTGVIPKEIGHLKALLSLNLSSNKLTGVIPHSICKLINIQVLDLSGSHLTDGIPSELNNLHYLSAFNVSNNDLEGPIPIIGQLSTFTSSSFVGNPRLCCSMLAHQCGSTEEIFTTKVRIQTYEKITFAIAFCAFFSVGVLYDQIVLSRFFG, encoded by the exons TATTCTATAGGTGAGCTTAAGAAACTGGTGACTATCCATTTGGACCACAACAGCATGTCTGGGGAGCTTCCACCAACGTTGAGCAACTGCACGAGTCTCATAACCATTGACTTCAGTAGCAACAATTTCAGTGGAGGACTCAAAGAGGTTAACTTCTCCAACTTACCTAATCTAAAAACCATAGATCTTATGCTAAATAACTTCAGTGGCACAATTCCAAAAAGCATCTACTCATGCATCAATCTAACTGCACTGCGGCTATCTTCAAATAAGTTCCATGGCCAGTTGTCAGAAAGAATAGGCAATCTGAAGTCCCTGGCATTCTTATCGCTTGTTGACAATTCCCTTACAAATATCACAAGTGCACTTCAGATCCTTAGCAGTTGCAGGAACTTGACCACCTTGCTAATAGGGACGAACTTCAAGAACGAGGCCATGCCAAAGGATGACGCAATTGATGGTTTTTGGAATCTTCGGGTTCTTTTCTTAAATGATTGTTCATTATCTGGGAACATACCTCTTTGGTTATCCAAGCTCACAAATTTGGAGATGCTACTATTATATAACAATGAACTAACCGGACCAATACCAGACTGGATCAACAGCCTAATTTTCCTCTTCCATATAAACATGTATAACAACAGCCTTACAGGGGAAATTCCAACAGCCTTAATGAGCATGCCAATGCTAGAGAAGGACAAGGTTGCACCAAAGCCCTTTGAGCTGCCTATTTACACCCGATCGCGTCAATACCGCATG GTCAGCT CTTTCCCCAAAGCGATGAATCTGGGAGGGAATAACTTCACTGGTGTGATTCCCAAAGAGATTGGTCACCTGAAAGCTCTCCTTTCACTCAACTTGAGCTCCAATAAATTAACAGGAGTTATCCCACATTCAATCTGCAAACTCATAAACATCCAGGTGCTGGACTTGTCAGGCAGCCATCTAACAGATGGAATCCCTTCAGAACTAAACAACCTGCACTACCTTTCTGCGTTCAACGTCTCAAATAATGACCTGGAAGGGCCTATCCCAATCATCGGCCAGCTTAGCACATTCACGAGTTCTAGCTTTGTTGGGAATCCAAGGTTGTGTTGTTCTATGCTTGCTCATCAATGCGGTTCAACAGAAGAGATTTTCACCACAAAAGTGAGGATACAAACATACGAGAAAATCACTTTTGCTATTGCCTTTTGTGCATTCTTTAGTGTAGGAGTGTTGTATGATCAGATAGTATTATCAAGGTTTTTTGGTTAG